Genomic window (Spiroplasma sabaudiense Ar-1343):
AACAACGGATCACCTGGAAGTTTTCATTTTGACTCTTGAGTTCCGCCCATTTTAGTCAAAGCATCAATTACTGGTCATTCCGCTGAATTTCCGTGTTTTAAGTTTTGTGCGGCTACTCAAATACGAAATGAGATGAAAAAAATTACAGAAAATAATGGTAATATACCTATTCATAATTTTGCTCAAAATTTTCAGTCTTTGAATAATTTTTGACTACTCTGCTGGTCACTTATTTTGTTCATTATTTTGTCCTTTGTCAAACAGTTTTGTTCTAATTAATATTTTACTACAAGTTTTCTTTAATACTAAAAAATATAATAAAACTTAACCATTTTATGGTTAAGTTTTTGCTTATTTTTCTTTTCTGTGGGTTTTATCAAACCATGATGCAAAGGTTCATCTTTTAAAATAGACGGTTTTATTATTTACAAAAATATCTCCTTCAAAATAATCAAAGTTAATAGCTCAAGTCATTAGACCGCGAGTGTAAATTCCTTCTTCTGAAAGTAACTTATGGGACCTAGAAATTGAGTCATCAGTTCCAGCACCTCGACCTGCAGGTTCGTTGGTTGAGGCCCCAATCATAAAACGATCTGGACTCATTAAAAACAGCTTATTCATATTGCTAAATGTTGTTGTTAAATACTTTGTCATTAAATAATAAAACTCTGCTCGCTGCGGTTCGTTATCATTTGTGACATATTGGCCTGCAGGAATATTTAGTTTTAACGCTTCTGCAGCTTCTGGTACAACCCCGTCAGCTCAACCATTATAAAATTGTGGATTAATTCAGTCATAATAATCATGTAATCCAATTAAAAACGGAATATAACTTTTGCTACCAATTGAATTACTATTCATTCGCAAATATGGGAATTCTGGGGCCATTGTAATCAGAAATTCTTTTCCTTGGGCACTGCGCTCATTTTTAATTTCTTTTAAAACATCAACGGTAACTTGAATACTTTCACGATCACTGAGACATTCACCTTCTCAGTCAATATCTAGACCATCTAAATCATACTCATCAATAACTTTTAAAATTGCTGTTTTAAGTTCATTATGTTGATTTTTGCGAAACTTCATACTAGCACCAGTCTGACCACCCATTGAAATTAGTACTTTATGACCTAAAGAATGTTGATATGCGATTCCAGCTTTTAAGCTAGCGGGATTATTAACTTCAAAGACCGGCATTGAGTAAGGGGATTTAGCATATAAAAAAGACAGGTTAATTACATTATAGCTATTTGAGATTTCATCGAGATTGGGTTTTACTTGGTAGTTACCACCCCATTCATATCAATATCCCACTAGCTTTTTATCGTCTTGGGCAACTTTAGGATTATTTAGACGAAAATCAACTGTTGTTATCCCTTTGTAATTAGTTGAAGTTTCTTTTGCAATTAATCTTACTGTTCCTTTTGTTATATTTGCTAACGTTACTTGGTCAAATAAGACTCCAGGGTTTTGTTGTTCTAGGCTGCTTAGTATGGTGGTTTCATCATTATTGGCTAATTTTCCTAAATATGGACTGGTGATAACACTTGATATATCACTGCGATTGTCAGGAATTGGATTTGCCAATTGAAAACTTACCTCAACAGCACCAGAATAAACTTTTGAATCAGCATTAGCTTGGACCTTAGCTGTTTCACCATTAATTTGGGAAATGAAAACTTCTTTAGTTTGTAGTTTGGGATTTAACTCTTTTACTTTATTTAGAATTGTTGCTTCTTGATTATCTTTTATTGTTTGCAAGTCCTTTACAATAATAACTGACAGTAAAGTTTGAAGATCTCCTTTAGTTGGTTTTGGTTCTCCTCCAAAACAAGATACTGTTGTAGTTGAAGAGCTTACAATCAAAGTAATGGCACTTAGGCACGCTAATAATTTTTTCATAATTTACTTCCTTTTATTCTGAATTTCAACTGAAATAGTTTGATTAAATTTTAATCAAATTCAGTTCCATGGGTTTCATCATATCATTTTGCAAAGCTTCAGCGTTTGAAATAGATTGTCTGATTATTTGAGATGATATTTCCATCATAATTATCAAAGTTTAAAGCTCAAGTCATTAGACCGCGAGTATAAATGCCATCCTCTGCTAATAATTTATAAGATTTTTTAATTGCTGTTTCTGTTGCGGCTCCACGACCAGCTGGTTCGTTGGTTGATGCCCCTAAGACAAATCGCTCAGGTTCAATTAGATAAAAATCATTATAGCGACTATATGTTGTGGTTAAATATTTAGTCATAACATAATAGAATTCTCCTCGACGGGCTTCATCATCATTGGTGATAATTTCTAGGGGGTTCACTCCTAATTTGTTTGCCTCAGCTTGTTCTACATATGGTCCAAATGCTCAACCATTATAAAACTGAGGATTAATTCAATCATAATAATCATCCAATCCTTTCAAGAAAGGTATATAACTGGCACCTGAATTTAGTGAAGAATTTTTCAAATAAGGCATTTCGGGAGCCATCGTAATAATAAAGTTTTTA
Coding sequences:
- a CDS encoding glycosyl hydrolase family 18 protein, giving the protein MKKLLACLSAITLIVSSSTTTVSCFGGEPKPTKGDLQTLLSVIIVKDLQTIKDNQEATILNKVKELNPKLQTKEVFISQINGETAKVQANADSKVYSGAVEVSFQLANPIPDNRSDISSVITSPYLGKLANNDETTILSSLEQQNPGVLFDQVTLANITKGTVRLIAKETSTNYKGITTVDFRLNNPKVAQDDKKLVGYWYEWGGNYQVKPNLDEISNSYNVINLSFLYAKSPYSMPVFEVNNPASLKAGIAYQHSLGHKVLISMGGQTGASMKFRKNQHNELKTAILKVIDEYDLDGLDIDWEGECLSDRESIQVTVDVLKEIKNERSAQGKEFLITMAPEFPYLRMNSNSIGSKSYIPFLIGLHDYYDWINPQFYNGWADGVVPEAAEALKLNIPAGQYVTNDNEPQRAEFYYLMTKYLTTTFSNMNKLFLMSPDRFMIGASTNEPAGRGAGTDDSISRSHKLLSEEGIYTRGLMTWAINFDYFEGDIFVNNKTVYFKRWTFASWFDKTHRKEK